In Mucilaginibacter celer, one DNA window encodes the following:
- a CDS encoding DUF294 nucleotidyltransferase-like domain-containing protein, with protein sequence MVQRLEFLSKVAPFNLLPQEVLEEVADQLQEIRYSKDTLIYQQEVTKMRGVDIIAEGEYESFFYDSKQNKRLLEHHYPGYCYGGISVLLNRKQSIRTVIAKKGTTVFFLHRKDFRSLCKAYEEFFQYFTSDFGKRMLNDEFAHFYKKPATFEESYIASEQLYSRKIENIEYRDIVSCSGSTPVFETARLMAKHKVSCIFIRDAQGKIVGYVTDITLRDNVIAKQVDTTQPVASVMDNPIVCISTNAYVYEAILMMFRTKTRYLLIKNGDEFVGSISRNKLLAEQAQSPLVFIQSVKQAISVQELKRKWESVPQMVTQLLGRGVNAEIVNQVITTIADTIAIKVIESVIETMGQPPAKFVFMVLGSEGRKEQTFKTDQDNAIIYEDKANEHREQVREYFLSFAQQVSEKLDHIGFSFCTGGYMAQNPKWTHSLSHWKRNYESWMTEAVPETVIQFSTFFDCRYLYGEAGIMDELKDFLDEELQKPLGKIFFHLAKNALQYEPPLTFFKNIKTFTKGSQEVFDIKKSMTPIVDLVRVYALRHRIFEVNTGERLKALKEKGVFNEQEAHELTQSYYFLMSLRLRNQASQIIQDRTEPDNYIDPDKLTKIEKVALKEIFKTIDNFQTRIKLEFTNNLFG encoded by the coding sequence ATGGTTCAACGTCTTGAATTTTTAAGCAAGGTTGCCCCTTTTAACCTGCTACCGCAGGAGGTGCTGGAGGAAGTTGCAGATCAGCTGCAGGAGATCCGCTACAGCAAGGATACGCTCATTTACCAACAGGAAGTAACCAAAATGCGCGGCGTGGATATCATTGCTGAAGGCGAATACGAATCTTTTTTTTACGATAGTAAGCAAAACAAACGCCTGTTGGAACATCATTATCCGGGTTATTGCTACGGCGGCATTTCGGTATTGTTGAACCGCAAGCAATCCATCCGCACGGTTATAGCTAAAAAAGGCACCACAGTTTTCTTTTTACACCGCAAGGATTTCCGTTCGCTTTGCAAAGCTTACGAGGAGTTTTTTCAATACTTCACTTCCGATTTTGGCAAGCGGATGCTGAATGATGAGTTTGCCCATTTTTATAAAAAGCCCGCAACTTTTGAGGAAAGTTATATTGCTTCGGAACAACTGTATTCGCGCAAAATTGAGAATATCGAATACCGTGACATCGTTTCGTGCAGTGGCAGTACTCCTGTTTTTGAAACAGCCCGGCTAATGGCCAAACACAAGGTAAGCTGCATTTTTATCCGCGATGCGCAAGGTAAAATCGTTGGCTATGTAACCGATATCACCCTGCGCGATAACGTGATAGCCAAACAGGTTGATACCACGCAGCCGGTAGCCAGCGTAATGGATAACCCCATTGTTTGCATCAGCACCAACGCGTATGTTTATGAGGCTATTTTAATGATGTTTCGCACCAAAACGCGTTACCTGCTTATTAAAAACGGCGATGAGTTTGTAGGCAGCATCAGCAGGAACAAATTACTGGCCGAGCAGGCGCAATCGCCGCTGGTGTTTATCCAGTCGGTTAAACAGGCTATCTCAGTACAGGAGTTGAAACGTAAATGGGAATCGGTACCGCAGATGGTAACCCAATTACTTGGCCGCGGCGTTAATGCCGAGATTGTGAACCAGGTAATCACCACCATAGCCGATACTATTGCCATTAAAGTAATTGAAAGCGTTATTGAAACCATGGGGCAGCCACCTGCCAAATTTGTTTTTATGGTGTTGGGCAGCGAAGGCCGCAAAGAGCAAACCTTTAAAACCGACCAGGATAATGCCATCATATACGAAGATAAAGCCAACGAACACCGCGAACAGGTACGCGAATATTTTTTGAGCTTTGCCCAGCAGGTATCCGAAAAGCTTGACCATATTGGCTTTAGCTTTTGCACCGGCGGCTACATGGCCCAAAACCCCAAATGGACGCACTCGCTTTCCCATTGGAAACGCAACTATGAAAGCTGGATGACCGAGGCGGTACCCGAAACAGTAATCCAGTTCTCCACCTTTTTCGATTGTCGATACCTGTACGGCGAGGCCGGTATAATGGACGAACTGAAGGATTTTTTGGATGAAGAATTGCAAAAACCATTAGGTAAGATCTTTTTCCACCTGGCTAAAAATGCATTGCAGTACGAGCCACCGTTAACCTTTTTCAAAAACATCAAAACATTCACCAAAGGCAGCCAGGAGGTTTTCGACATTAAAAAATCGATGACGCCTATTGTTGATCTGGTGCGTGTGTATGCCTTACGCCATCGTATTTTTGAAGTTAATACCGGTGAACGTTTGAAAGCTCTGAAAGAAAAAGGAGTATTTAACGAGCAGGAAGCACACGAGCTCACGCAATCCTATTACTTTTTAATGAGCCTGCGCTTAAGAAACCAGGCCTCCCAAATTATCCAGGACCGCACCGAACCCGATAACTATATCGACCCTGATAAACTCACCAAAATTGAAAAGGTAGCGCTCAAAGAGATTTTCAAAACGATTGATAACTTCCAGACGAGGATAAAGCTGGAGTTTACCAATAATTTGTTTGGGTAA
- a CDS encoding 3'-5' exonuclease, whose product MQDYLLFIDTETSGLPIKWDQPYCNNDNWPYALQVSWIVYTKDGREVKREDHYIKDNDFTISEKAFKVHGLTPQFLLQNGEWRKDVMTKLADDLIHFEPLVVGHFIELDLNIAGVEFYRTGIPNPLDNLKTFCTMLATTKWVQNPQAKYLRLNQLYEVLFGKTLDRQHNAIEDAEATAECFFEMVKRGDINNDSVEHQEVYLQKIRSEKKYLLPAAIVLILIIILAVWIHGSTS is encoded by the coding sequence GTGCAAGATTACCTTTTATTCATCGATACCGAAACTTCGGGCCTGCCCATTAAGTGGGATCAGCCTTATTGTAATAACGATAACTGGCCCTACGCGCTGCAGGTATCGTGGATAGTGTACACCAAAGATGGCCGCGAGGTAAAACGGGAAGATCATTATATTAAAGACAATGATTTCACTATAAGCGAAAAGGCATTCAAGGTACACGGTCTTACTCCTCAATTTTTATTGCAGAATGGCGAATGGCGCAAAGATGTAATGACCAAACTGGCCGATGATTTAATTCATTTTGAGCCGCTGGTAGTAGGCCATTTCATTGAACTTGATTTGAACATTGCAGGGGTAGAGTTTTACCGTACCGGGATTCCAAATCCGCTGGATAACCTGAAAACATTTTGCACCATGCTGGCCACTACCAAATGGGTACAAAACCCGCAGGCCAAATACCTCCGCCTAAATCAGCTATACGAAGTGCTGTTTGGTAAAACTTTAGACAGGCAGCATAATGCCATTGAAGATGCTGAAGCTACCGCCGAATGCTTTTTTGAAATGGTAAAACGTGGTGATATTAATAATGACAGCGTGGAGCACCAGGAGGTTTACCTGCAAAAAATCCGTTCGGAAAAAAAATACCTTTTGCCGGCGGCTATCGTTTTAATATTGATCATCATTTTAGCTGTTTGGATCCATGGTTCAACGTCTTGA
- a CDS encoding DUF4249 domain-containing protein, with protein MKNTIKYIIPLLIAATLSACEKAIDLKLKDSTPQYVVEGVLTNEAGGCKVLLSKTKNFTDNNNFNGIGGATVTIADETNTYTLSPTSAGIYQNNTLTGTPGHTYKLNVSVDGKTFTSTCTMLPAVKLDSIYLVKDELINNKDGTPRKYVTAQYHDPAGVKNYYRFVQYVNGRKEETIMLEDDEFTDGQDVNNNLRFSNDNDNPARDIRPGNEVTIEMFSIDQAVYKYFYSLSNSANGDGNNAAPANPMTNIKGGALGYFSAHTVERKKLTAP; from the coding sequence ATGAAAAACACTATAAAATATATTATACCCCTGCTGATAGCAGCCACACTAAGTGCCTGCGAAAAAGCCATCGACCTGAAACTGAAAGACAGCACCCCGCAATATGTTGTTGAAGGCGTGCTCACCAACGAAGCGGGCGGCTGCAAAGTACTGCTCAGCAAAACCAAAAACTTTACCGACAACAATAATTTTAACGGAATTGGCGGGGCCACCGTAACCATTGCCGATGAAACCAATACCTATACACTCAGCCCTACATCTGCCGGCATCTATCAAAACAATACCCTAACAGGCACCCCCGGCCATACTTATAAATTAAATGTAAGTGTTGACGGCAAAACATTCACATCAACCTGTACCATGCTGCCGGCTGTTAAGCTGGATAGCATTTACCTGGTTAAGGATGAACTGATTAACAATAAAGACGGCACCCCGCGCAAATACGTAACCGCGCAATATCATGACCCGGCCGGGGTGAAAAACTACTACCGCTTTGTACAATATGTAAACGGTCGCAAGGAAGAAACCATTATGCTGGAAGACGACGAGTTTACCGACGGGCAGGACGTGAATAACAACCTGCGCTTCAGCAATGACAACGATAACCCGGCACGCGATATCCGCCCCGGCAATGAGGTAACCATAGAGATGTTCAGTATTGACCAGGCTGTTTACAAATATTTTTACAGCCTGAGCAATAGCGCCAATGGCGATGGCAACAATGCTGCGCCTGCCAATCCGATGACGAATATTAAGGGTGGAGCATTAGGATATTTTAGTGCCCATACGGTGGAACGGAAGAAGTTGACGGCTCCGTAA
- a CDS encoding TonB-dependent receptor, with the protein MKTNKTAWPTMLIGRITRLSVRTVLCILLLSIAHPIWADAQNPLDKPVTISLKNEPLKQALDKITAACGVRFTYNETVAKSTIKISIEANNQRLGDVLRTAFAAQPLTFTVLDQEVLIKFDPAKAKKSAAAPADCKYTISGTIKSKQTGETIIGASVRVVNGNMGTSSNEYGFYSLTLPAGDYQLSVGAMGQKSMVIPVLLSSNQRLNIELEDNAQQLTEVTIKAKPAGARDLSSPQMGVEHLSIQETKNIPVLLGERDVIKTIQLLPGIKSAGEGSGGFYVRGGAADQNMILLDEAPVYNASHLLGFFSTFNSDAIKNISIYKGDMPAQYGGRLSSVLDIKMNDGNNQKFGVSGGIGLIAARVNAEGPIQKGKSSFLISARRTYADSFLALSKDSVAKNSQLYFYDLNAKANYVLGDKDRLFLSGYFGKDVLSAADIAGINWGNTTATLRWNHIFNSQLFSNTSLIYSNYDYKLNIKQDVNEYNIYSQIRDFNFKEDLQWYAGQNNTVSFGVNAIYHTIKPGEISATGNSGVISQSLENRYSLENSAYISNTWRATDRFTLTYGVRLSAFTILGSGNYYTVDGDGNITGATHYNSGQAVKTYLNPEPRVAAAFQLNDISSLKASYARNAQNLHLISNSNAGSPTDKWVASTNLIKPELADQFSVGYYRDFNKHNYEFTVESYYKKLQNQIDYRNGANVFTNQPIETQLLYGKGRAYGAEFLLKKKTGRLSGWISYTLSKSEKMIDGINSNQWYNARQDRTHDIAIVAIYKASDKWTFSANFVYYTGDAVTYPTGKYQVDGVNYYYYTNRNADRIPAYHRLDLGATKQLKKTAKMQSDLTFSLYNAYGNPNAYRIFFRDNKTDPTRTEAVRTTLFTFVPSVTYNFKF; encoded by the coding sequence ATGAAAACTAACAAAACGGCATGGCCTACCATGCTGATTGGCAGAATAACGCGGCTCTCTGTCCGAACGGTGCTCTGCATATTACTGCTCAGTATAGCCCATCCTATTTGGGCCGATGCGCAAAATCCATTGGATAAACCAGTTACCATCAGCTTAAAAAACGAGCCCTTAAAACAGGCTTTAGATAAAATAACAGCAGCATGCGGCGTACGCTTCACTTATAATGAAACAGTTGCCAAAAGCACCATAAAAATCAGTATTGAAGCCAACAACCAACGCCTTGGCGATGTATTGCGCACCGCATTTGCAGCACAACCACTTACATTTACGGTGCTTGACCAGGAGGTATTGATAAAGTTTGACCCGGCGAAAGCAAAAAAGTCGGCAGCCGCGCCGGCCGACTGCAAATACACCATAAGCGGCACCATTAAATCAAAACAAACCGGCGAAACCATTATAGGCGCAAGCGTTAGGGTGGTGAACGGCAACATGGGCACATCAAGCAACGAGTACGGATTTTATTCGCTCACCCTGCCTGCCGGCGATTATCAGCTTTCGGTAGGCGCTATGGGCCAAAAATCGATGGTGATACCGGTATTATTAAGCAGCAACCAACGCTTAAATATCGAGCTGGAAGATAACGCCCAGCAACTTACCGAAGTAACCATTAAAGCTAAACCGGCCGGAGCGCGCGATTTGAGCAGCCCGCAAATGGGAGTTGAACACCTCAGCATCCAGGAAACCAAAAACATCCCGGTATTGCTTGGCGAACGCGATGTGATCAAAACCATCCAATTACTGCCCGGCATTAAATCTGCGGGCGAAGGCAGCGGCGGCTTTTACGTTCGCGGCGGCGCGGCCGATCAGAATATGATCCTGTTGGATGAGGCACCTGTTTACAATGCATCACACCTGTTGGGTTTCTTCTCCACCTTTAACTCCGATGCGATTAAAAACATCAGCATTTACAAAGGCGATATGCCTGCCCAATACGGCGGCAGGCTCTCATCGGTACTGGATATTAAAATGAATGATGGTAACAACCAGAAATTTGGTGTAAGCGGTGGCATCGGGCTAATTGCAGCCCGGGTTAATGCCGAGGGACCTATTCAAAAGGGCAAATCATCCTTCCTGATCTCGGCGCGGCGCACTTATGCCGATTCATTCCTGGCCTTATCAAAAGATAGCGTTGCTAAAAACAGCCAGCTGTATTTTTATGATCTAAATGCGAAAGCCAATTATGTTTTGGGTGATAAAGACAGGTTATTTCTTTCTGGATATTTTGGCAAGGATGTATTGAGCGCTGCCGATATTGCCGGTATAAACTGGGGCAATACCACAGCAACCCTGCGCTGGAATCATATTTTTAACAGCCAGCTATTCTCCAACACCTCGCTTATTTACAGCAATTACGATTATAAGCTGAACATTAAGCAGGATGTGAACGAGTACAATATCTACTCGCAAATCCGTGATTTTAACTTTAAGGAGGATTTGCAATGGTATGCAGGGCAAAACAATACAGTAAGCTTTGGGGTAAATGCTATTTACCATACCATTAAACCGGGCGAAATTTCGGCCACGGGCAACTCGGGCGTCATATCGCAGAGTCTGGAAAATCGTTACTCGCTCGAAAATTCGGCCTATATCAGTAATACCTGGCGGGCTACAGACCGGTTTACTTTAACTTACGGTGTACGCTTATCGGCCTTCACCATTCTTGGCTCGGGTAATTATTATACGGTTGATGGCGATGGCAATATCACCGGCGCAACGCATTACAATTCGGGCCAGGCAGTAAAAACCTATCTTAACCCCGAGCCCCGTGTAGCCGCGGCTTTTCAGTTAAATGATATCAGCTCATTAAAAGCCTCTTATGCCCGCAACGCGCAAAACCTGCACCTCATCTCCAACTCAAACGCGGGCTCGCCAACAGATAAATGGGTGGCCAGCACCAACCTCATCAAACCCGAACTGGCCGACCAGTTTTCGGTAGGTTATTACCGCGATTTCAACAAGCATAACTACGAGTTTACGGTTGAAAGCTATTACAAAAAGCTGCAAAACCAGATTGATTACCGCAACGGCGCCAACGTATTCACCAACCAACCTATCGAAACACAATTGCTTTACGGAAAGGGCCGGGCCTATGGTGCCGAATTTTTACTAAAGAAAAAAACAGGCAGATTGAGCGGCTGGATCAGCTATACGCTTTCCAAATCTGAAAAAATGATCGACGGTATCAACAGTAATCAATGGTACAATGCCCGGCAGGATCGTACGCATGATATTGCCATTGTAGCCATTTATAAAGCCAGCGACAAATGGACATTTTCGGCCAACTTTGTGTACTACACCGGCGATGCCGTTACTTACCCCACCGGCAAATACCAGGTTGACGGTGTAAACTACTATTACTACACCAATCGCAACGCCGACAGGATTCCGGCCTATCATCGCCTCGATCTGGGTGCAACCAAACAGCTCAAAAAAACAGCTAAAATGCAATCAGACTTAACATTTAGTTTGTATAACGCCTACGGAAACCCTAATGCCTACCGCATATTTTTCCGCGATAATAAAACTGATCCAACCCGTACCGAGGCTGTGCGCACCACACTGTTCACCTTTGTGCCATCAGTTACCTATAACTTTAAATTTTAA
- a CDS encoding FecR family protein, which yields MENNTYNVKELAHKLKQGSITPAEKIWLDAWYLNFNDEEVLLSNSKHQTPEQLRESILAKITAQMETPAQPARKVVRLWRNIAAAAAVVLLITFAALYKNEVLNIVDPAKQVELTVAPGKHKQISLPDGTRIWLSPGTHISYPDKFRAKERLVTLEGEAFFDVVHDEDHPFVIQSGQLKTVVLGTSFNVKAYPDQIISEVTVVSGKVGVQEHNLPKSQQVIMTPNQRAIYNKNNRLLVKEDYPNASEFLAQRTGLFSYDGAALQTVIDDLSLQYDIHVTLAPGIAKAGFYGHINTNEAVDKTLDKLCAVMDLRWSKTGNEYHLQPLPPVN from the coding sequence ATGGAAAACAATACCTACAATGTAAAAGAGCTTGCCCACAAATTAAAACAAGGAAGCATTACCCCGGCCGAAAAAATTTGGCTTGATGCCTGGTACCTTAATTTTAACGATGAGGAAGTTCTGCTATCAAACTCAAAACACCAAACTCCCGAACAGCTGCGGGAAAGTATTTTGGCTAAGATAACCGCACAAATGGAAACGCCGGCACAACCCGCGCGCAAAGTGGTTAGGCTATGGCGAAACATTGCCGCCGCTGCAGCAGTGGTACTGTTAATTACATTTGCCGCGCTTTACAAAAACGAAGTATTAAACATTGTCGATCCCGCCAAACAGGTTGAATTGACGGTAGCTCCCGGCAAGCATAAACAGATCAGCCTGCCCGATGGTACCCGCATCTGGCTTAGCCCCGGCACGCATATCAGCTATCCGGATAAATTCCGTGCTAAAGAGCGATTGGTAACATTGGAAGGTGAAGCATTTTTTGACGTAGTGCATGACGAAGACCATCCCTTTGTGATTCAATCCGGCCAGCTTAAAACCGTGGTATTGGGAACCAGCTTCAACGTAAAAGCCTACCCGGATCAGATCATATCTGAAGTTACCGTGGTAAGCGGCAAAGTGGGCGTGCAGGAACACAACCTGCCCAAAAGCCAGCAGGTTATCATGACGCCTAATCAGCGGGCTATCTACAATAAAAACAACCGGTTGTTAGTAAAGGAAGATTATCCCAACGCATCCGAATTTCTTGCACAACGCACCGGTTTGTTTAGTTATGATGGCGCGGCTTTGCAAACCGTTATTGATGACCTGTCATTACAGTATGATATCCACGTAACCCTCGCACCGGGTATTGCTAAAGCAGGTTTCTACGGCCATATCAATACCAACGAAGCCGTTGATAAAACCCTGGATAAACTTTGCGCCGTTATGGACCTCCGTTGGAGCAAAACCGGGAACGAATATCATCTGCAACCGCTGCCACCGGTCAATTAA
- a CDS encoding alpha/beta hydrolase-fold protein, with product MNHIRFYFLFVCLVLLLSASGSAFGQDALPARNDTAVYSLSPIMGEQRTLWIHVPADYYTSANTYPVLYLLDGDAHFGYASQMTDFLAGHDRNRIPEMIVVGIVNIDRQRDFSPVYAKKPNGSADSTRIVPDTGLGRFARYLKNEVVPYIDSHYRVQPYRILAAHSLAGLPAMYTKEIYPQLFSATVLTSPVLSGPLVRNLDAFLKADHPHNGKLFIGIGNENTSAVDALIKRIREQAPGWFEWSNAQYSGENHFTVPYTILFDGIKFIYRSWFLDYYGNESVTMQDINSRFARLSAEFGYAITPNEEYLNNCGYYQLRLKHIDNAIGIFEENVKQHLDSFNAYDSLGEAYMNAGNKTLAIKNYEKSIRLNPNNDGGKQMLKKLKKQ from the coding sequence ATGAACCACATCCGCTTCTACTTCTTGTTTGTTTGCCTTGTGCTGCTGTTATCAGCATCCGGATCAGCATTCGGCCAGGACGCATTGCCGGCCAGGAATGATACCGCGGTTTATTCTTTATCCCCTATCATGGGCGAACAGCGCACACTCTGGATCCATGTTCCGGCAGATTATTACACTTCTGCCAACACATATCCTGTATTATACCTATTGGATGGTGATGCCCATTTCGGCTATGCCTCGCAGATGACAGATTTTTTGGCCGGGCATGATCGTAACCGCATTCCTGAAATGATAGTAGTGGGAATCGTAAACATTGACAGGCAGCGTGATTTCTCGCCGGTTTATGCCAAAAAGCCGAATGGCAGCGCCGATAGCACCCGGATAGTGCCAGATACGGGTCTTGGTCGTTTTGCCCGTTACTTAAAAAACGAGGTTGTACCTTACATAGATAGCCATTACCGGGTACAACCCTACCGGATTTTGGCAGCCCATTCGCTTGCCGGTTTGCCGGCCATGTATACTAAAGAAATTTATCCGCAGTTATTTTCGGCGACGGTTTTAACAAGCCCGGTGCTCTCCGGTCCGCTGGTACGTAACCTGGATGCTTTTTTAAAGGCTGATCATCCGCATAATGGTAAATTGTTTATTGGGATAGGGAATGAAAACACTTCGGCGGTTGATGCCTTGATTAAGCGGATCCGGGAGCAGGCACCAGGCTGGTTTGAATGGAGCAACGCACAATACTCCGGCGAAAACCATTTCACTGTACCCTACACCATCCTGTTTGATGGCATTAAATTCATTTACCGCAGCTGGTTTCTTGATTACTATGGCAACGAAAGCGTTACCATGCAGGATATAAACAGTCGCTTTGCCAGGCTATCTGCGGAGTTTGGTTATGCTATCACCCCTAATGAAGAATACCTTAACAACTGCGGATATTACCAACTTCGGTTAAAGCATATCGATAACGCGATAGGGATTTTTGAAGAGAATGTTAAACAGCACCTTGATTCATTTAATGCCTACGATAGTTTGGGCGAAGCCTATATGAATGCAGGCAACAAAACGCTCGCCATCAAAAATTACGAGAAATCCATCCGGTTAAATCCCAATAACGATGGCGGTAAGCAAATGCTCAAAAAGTTAAAAAAACAGTAA
- a CDS encoding TonB-dependent receptor, producing MKKIYVLIIALLYTVAAYSQNTFRAIVKDAKTNQPLPRATAGVLNTTIGGLADTAGLLTLKNIPDGKQVIRFSYIGFEPRLDTLTFPLPQASPIEILLSPEGKGEGAELTEVVVGAVRSSRTIANIPTRVEVISGEELDEKGNMKPGDIRMLLAESTGIQTQQTSATSGNSSIRIQGLDGKYTQIIRDGFPLYSGFSGGLGLLQIAPLDLKQVEVIKGSSSTLYGGGAIAGLVNLVSKTPTDVPRLDFLLNGTSALGLDASGFYSQKFKTTGATVYAAYNHSTAYDPSGTGLSAIPRYNRYTLNPKLFFYINDGTTLIAGINSTIENRIGGDMEYLAGRGDAQHTYFEQNKTGRYSSQLQLDSKLSGKEKITLKNSLSYFDRAITLPGYRFSGKQTSTYSEANYAYNGEKTDWVAGLNFLTDHFNEDANSSFPLRSYDYHTIGGFIQNTWNVTQKFILESGLRIDHHNRYGTFVLPRISALYKISSHFSSRLGGGLGYKAPSVFTEDAERLSFRNVLPIDVNNTRAERSYGANYDITYRTGLFDNLVSLSVNQLFFYTRIDNPIILMPLANGNWQYTQPPGDLNTKGMETNVKITYNNFKLFLGYTLADVSQHTGNSFGNYPLVSRNRLNNILVYEIEDKLKLGAEAYYFGPQQLNDGTRGRAYWTAGFMAEKIWEGFSIFINFENLTNTRQTKFGPVYTGSLTDPTFKDIYAPLDGFVVNGGIKLRLGKAK from the coding sequence ATGAAAAAAATATATGTGCTGATCATAGCACTGCTATATACTGTTGCGGCATATTCGCAAAATACATTTAGGGCCATTGTTAAAGATGCCAAAACAAACCAACCACTGCCCCGAGCAACCGCGGGCGTTTTAAATACAACTATCGGAGGTTTGGCCGATACCGCAGGGTTGCTCACATTAAAAAATATCCCCGATGGCAAACAGGTTATCAGGTTTAGCTATATAGGTTTTGAACCAAGGCTCGATACTTTAACTTTCCCGCTACCGCAAGCCTCGCCAATAGAAATATTATTATCTCCCGAAGGAAAAGGAGAGGGAGCCGAACTTACGGAGGTTGTAGTAGGCGCAGTACGCAGCAGCCGCACCATTGCCAATATCCCAACCCGTGTTGAGGTTATATCCGGCGAAGAACTGGATGAAAAAGGCAACATGAAACCCGGCGATATCCGCATGCTGCTGGCCGAAAGTACCGGCATCCAAACCCAGCAAACATCGGCAACCAGCGGTAACTCGAGCATCCGCATCCAGGGGCTGGATGGCAAATATACGCAGATCATCAGGGATGGCTTTCCCCTGTATTCCGGTTTTTCGGGCGGATTGGGTTTGCTGCAGATTGCCCCGCTTGATTTGAAACAGGTGGAAGTAATTAAAGGCTCGTCGTCAACCCTGTACGGTGGCGGCGCAATAGCCGGTTTGGTAAACCTGGTATCAAAAACACCAACCGATGTACCCCGGCTTGATTTTTTACTGAACGGAACCTCGGCCCTGGGCCTGGATGCAAGCGGTTTCTATTCGCAAAAGTTTAAAACAACAGGTGCCACAGTTTATGCAGCTTATAATCACAGCACGGCTTATGATCCATCGGGCACGGGCCTTTCGGCTATTCCGCGGTATAATCGTTATACCCTTAATCCTAAGTTGTTTTTTTATATTAATGATGGAACAACCCTTATTGCCGGCATAAACAGTACTATCGAAAACCGCATCGGCGGCGATATGGAATATTTGGCAGGCAGGGGAGACGCACAGCATACTTATTTCGAACAAAATAAAACAGGCCGCTACAGCTCGCAGCTTCAGTTAGATAGTAAGCTATCAGGCAAGGAGAAGATCACCTTAAAAAACAGTCTGAGTTATTTTGATCGCGCAATCACCCTGCCTGGCTACCGTTTTTCGGGCAAGCAAACATCAACCTATAGCGAAGCCAATTATGCCTATAACGGTGAAAAAACCGATTGGGTAGCCGGTTTAAATTTCCTTACCGATCATTTTAACGAGGATGCCAATAGCAGTTTTCCGCTGCGTAGTTACGATTATCATACCATAGGCGGCTTCATTCAAAACACCTGGAATGTTACGCAAAAATTTATTCTTGAATCGGGCCTGCGTATTGACCATCATAACCGCTACGGCACCTTTGTGTTACCGCGTATCTCAGCGCTTTATAAAATCAGTTCGCATTTTTCGAGCAGGTTAGGCGGCGGTTTGGGTTATAAAGCGCCAAGTGTTTTTACCGAAGATGCCGAGCGTTTATCTTTCAGAAATGTGTTGCCGATAGATGTAAATAATACCAGGGCCGAACGATCATATGGTGCTAATTATGATATCACTTACCGTACCGGGCTTTTTGATAACCTGGTTAGTTTAAGCGTTAACCAATTGTTTTTTTATACGCGTATTGATAATCCTATTATCCTGATGCCTTTGGCCAATGGTAACTGGCAATACACACAGCCCCCCGGCGATCTGAACACCAAAGGAATGGAAACCAATGTTAAAATAACTTATAATAATTTTAAGCTGTTTTTGGGTTATACCCTGGCCGATGTAAGCCAGCATACCGGTAACAGTTTTGGTAATTACCCGCTGGTATCGCGCAACCGTTTAAATAATATTTTGGTTTACGAAATTGAAGACAAACTGAAGCTGGGTGCCGAAGCCTACTACTTTGGCCCGCAGCAATTAAATGATGGCACACGCGGACGGGCCTACTGGACAGCAGGTTTTATGGCCGAGAAAATTTGGGAGGGCTTTTCCATCTTCATCAATTTTGAAAACCTTACCAATACGCGGCAAACCAAATTTGGCCCGGTTTATACAGGCAGTCTCACCGACCCTACATTTAAAGATATTTACGCGCCTCTTGATGGCTTTGTAGTGAACGGGGGTATTAAATTGAGGTTGGGCAAGGCGAAGTAA